A single region of the Polyodon spathula isolate WHYD16114869_AA chromosome 12, ASM1765450v1, whole genome shotgun sequence genome encodes:
- the LOC121324509 gene encoding synaptopodin-like isoform X3, giving the protein MPRNIPSAVSAPVPGGNTTEVKGFTSHWKATEPPSLPHKSELQTLPSHHSSDLSRSASFSEKELKEARDRSQIIASQLTTPPNANSRGVQLFNRRKHRVNAFTLVSFGKGARQGPLDKDTKTCEGTFTDKRNPDPSSSCTSKSLKYRSVYPKHRDTRDKIMEEQVESIHEADTDDSSLEIPEVQVRKRLAEDLRSETVAVALTQELKEEPPNEIFNYARKDRPTHGLLEAEKNGPSYLVITGEEQNRVPSAESGREISVSLSKQPPTIVNRTARPFGSPALVSVQETRSPVSPPPAFSTPPQPSLPIPQTPSFPNHPPVSHVISPFSSPYVPQYVASADQRPAYEPWYSNEERQQVPMQKTGILEEGKTRRASRKSMFTFQEKPKVNPNPELLSLVQGVDEKKKHQQPGEQTHDEELLALGAEASNFLTKANSEDSKAPEWSSCLKSSGSRVRSEPKPAQGLTNVAGKGAELFAKRQSRMEKYVVESPPVLGGALRSPSPTMSLPPSWTFASNVPGRVRAMADSANITANPSRSSKQQPSGSFADQESPVIENGSSKKEMDIAKHQPYQLNSSLFIFSPSKDPMRSLPRAAPPPKPMVLDGANTRQSSLPFSPPPVSPLFDSPTPFRATKCLSSQVPPSPVNGLGTQFRPSLGTPLEVVEAPPASPASSLQPGRVPSPRPGIQAPRPTFCAKKAGIEPQARKESLSVASTWTPRQSRPPSTPDRGTGVSKAQPAAEVPVSSPRARYPSSGSSPLSPPWDQRSQSSIGQDIKASRRMLAKNIINAARRKNTTSPRGLDEQEASMSPTSSSFLHHGQQPSSPLSFQARTLVNHSPTFRSPPETPTRMIRSPVHLYATRSLTDSDASGDSEDSGLRSPSSGLKSPGARSYNTCPRGWNGSLRLKRDGISAEL; this is encoded by the exons ATCTTTCCAGAAGTGCCAGCTTCTCAGAAAAAGAGCTGAAGGAAGCAAGAGACAGAAGTCAAATAATAGCTTCCCAGCTGACCACCCCACCCAACGCCAATTCCAGAGGGGTGCAACTCTTCAACAGACGCAAGCATCGGGTGAACGCCTTCACCCTGGTCAGCTTTGGCAAAGGAGCCAGACAGGGGCCTCTTGACAAGGACACCAAAACATGTGAGGGAACGTTCACTGATAAACGGAACCCAGACCCAAGCAGCAGCTGCACATCAAAGTCCCTGAAGTACAGGTCAGTGTATCCAAAACACAGGGATACCAGAGACAAGATCATGGAGGAGCAAGTTGAGAGCATCCATGAAGCAGACACAGACGACAGTAGTTTAGAAATTCCTGAAGTGCAGGTTAGGAAACGGCTGGCTGAAGACCTGAGATCTGAGACTGTTGCAGTGGCTTTGACCCAGGAGCTGAAAGAAGAGCCTCCAAATGAGATTTTTAACTATGCTAGGAAGGATCGGCCAACCCACGGTCTTCTGGAAGCTGAGAAAAATGGGCCAAGCTACTTGGTCATAACTGGCGAAGAACAAAATAGAGTTCCAAGTGCAGAGAGCGGTAGAGAAATCTCAGTGTCCCTGAGTAAACAACCGCCCACTATAGTCAACAGAACAGCAAGGCCGTTCGGGTCCCCTGCCTTGGTAAGCGTGCAAGAGACAAGAAGTCCTGTGTCTCCACCACCAGCCTTTTCAACTCCCCCACAGCCATCCCTTCCAATTCCTCAGACACCATCATTTCCAAATCATCCACCAGTGTCCCACGTCATCTCTCCATTTTCTTCTCCTTATGTGCCACAGTATGTAGCAAGCGCAGACCAAAGACCAGCCTATGAGCCATGGTATAGCAATGAAGAGAGACAGCAGGTGCCCATGCAGAAGACTGGCATACTAGAAGAAGGTAAGACACGGAGGGCATCCAGGAAGTCCATGTTCACATTTCAAGAGAAGCCCAAGGTCAATCCAAACCCTGAGTTGCTGTCCCTGGTGCAAGGTGTAGACGAGAAGAAAAAGCACCAACAGCCAGGAGAACAGACACACGACGAGGAACTTCTAGCCCTAGGGGCCGAAGCGTCAAACTTCCTGACTAAAGCAAATTCAGAGGACTCCAAGGCACCTGAATGGTCATCATGCTTGAAGAGCTCTGGATCAAGGGTTAGGTCTGAACCCAAGCCAGCTCAAGGGCTGACCAATGTTGCAGGGAAAGGGGCAGAGCTGTTTGCCAAACGGCAGTCCAGAATGGAAAAGTATGTGGTAGAATCCCCACCAGTTCTAGGAGGCGCTCTGAGGTCCCCCTCCCCAACCATGTCCCTACCTCCTTCTTGGACATTTGCATCTAATGTGCCAGGGCGGGTGAGAGCTATGGCTGACTCTGCTAACATCACTGCTAATCCTTCCAGGAGCTCCAAACAGCAACCATCTGGCTCTTTTGCAGATCAAGAAAGCCCAGTCATTGAAAACGGAAGTTCCAAGAAAGAGATGGACATTGCAAAGCACCAGCCTTATCAGCTGAACTCCTCTCTCTTCATCTTCTCCCCGAGCAAAGACCCCATGAGGTCCTTACCCAGGGCTGCACCCCCTCCCAAACCCATGGTCCTAGACGGAGCTAACACCAGGCAGAGCTCCCTACCCTTCTCCCCTCCTCCTGTATCCCCACTGTTCGATAGTCCAACACCCTTCAGAGCCACCAAGTGCCTTTCCTCTCAGGTGCCACCAAGCCCAGTCAATGGACTAGGAACACAGTTCAGACCGAGCCTTGGAACTCCTCTGGAGGTGGTTGAGGCTCCTCCAGCCTCCCCAGCTTCATCTCTGCAGCCGGGCCGTGTCCCCTCACCACGTCCTGGCATCCAGGCTCCGAGACCCACATTTTGTGCCAAGAAGGCAGGGATCGAACCCCAG GCCCGGAAGGAGTCCCTCTCAGTCGCTAGTACCTGGACACCCCGTCAGTCAAGACCCCCGAGCACCCCGGACAGAGGTACAGGTGTGTCGAAGGCACAACCAGCTGCTGAAGTCCCTGTGTCCTCCCCACGGGCCCGCTATCCATCGTCAGGCTcgtctcctctctcccctccgtGGGATCAGCGGAGCCAGTCCTCCATCGGCCAGGACATCAAAGCCAGTCGGCGCATGCTAGCCAAGAACATCATCAACGCTGCCAGGAGGAAGAACACCACATCACCCAGGGGATTGGACGAGCAAGAGGCGTCCATGTCTCCTACAAGCAGCTCCTTCTTACACCATGGACAGCAGCCCTCCAGCCCCTTGTCCTTTCAAGCCAGGACTTTAGTAAACCATTCTCCAACATTCCGGAGTCCACCAGAGACCCCCACTAGGATGATCAGGTCGCCCGTGCATTTGTATGCCACCCGGTCACTGACGGATTCAGATGCCTCAGGAGATTCTGAAGACTCTGGGTTAAGATCCCCCAGCTCTGGCCTGAAGTCCCCAGGTGCCCGGAGCTACAACACCTGCCCCCGAGGCTGGAACGGAAGCCTGCGGCTAAAGAGGGACGGCATCTCTGCAGAACTGTGA
- the LOC121324928 gene encoding tetraspanin-17 has product MSGKHHHYKGPEVSCCVKYFLFGFNIIFWLLGASFLAIGLWAWAEKGVLSNISSITDLGGFDPVWLFMVVGAVMFILGFAGCIGALRENTHLLKFFSVFLGLIFFLELTAGILAFVFKDWIKDQLNFFINNNVKAYRDDIDLQNLIDFAQEYWSCCGAHGPNDWNLNIYFNCTDMNPSRERCGVPFSCCVKDPAEDVLNTQCGYDVRLKMELDQQSFIYTKGCVGQFEKWLQDNLIVVAGIFVGVALLQIFGICLAQNLVSDIKAVKANW; this is encoded by the exons ATGTCTGGGAAACACCACCATTACAAAGGACCCGAAGTGAGCTGCTGTGTGAAATATTTCCTTTTTGGCTTCAACATTATTTTTTGG TTGCTGGGTGCTTCGTTCTTGGCTATCGGTCTCTGGGCCTGGGCTGAAAAG GGAGTGCTGTCGAACATCTCTTCGATCACGGACCTGGGCGGCTTCGATCCCGTCTGGTTGTTTATGGTGGTTGGGGCGGTGATGTTCATCTTGGGCTTCGCTGGCTGTATCGGAGCTCTCCGAGAAAACACACACCTCCTCAAATTT TTCTCTGTATTTTTAGGGCTGATCTTTTTCCTGGAGCTCACGGCAGGGATCTTGGCCTTTGTGTTCAAAGACTGGATCAAAGACCAGCTCAATTTCTTCATCAATAACAATGTCAAGGCATATCGGGATGACATCGATCTGCAGAACCTTATAGACTTCGCCCAAGAATAT TGGTCATGCTGTGGAGCACATGGTCCGAATGACTGGAACCTGAATATCTACTTTAACTGCACGGACATGAACCCGAGCCGAGAGCGATGCGGAGTCCCCTTTTCCTGCTGCGTCAAGGACCCTGCG GAGGATGTACTTAATACACAATGCGGCTATGACGTGAGGCTCAAAATG GAACTAGACCAGCAAAGCTTCATTTACACCAAGGGATGTGTAGGACAATTTGAAAAATGGCTCCAGGATAATTTAATAGTTGTAGCTGGTATTTTTGTTGGAGTTGCACTGCTACAG atattTGGAATTTGTCTGGCACAGAACCTCGTTAGTGATATAAAAGCAGTGAAGGCAAACTGGTGA
- the LOC121324880 gene encoding eukaryotic translation initiation factor 4E-1A-like, with protein MAMATIQTVSLARAQEKKEQKKSPRVIVTEATASLERPVKSPLQNRWALWFYKNDKSKTWQANLQLITKFDTVEDFWAIYNHIQVASKLSSGCDYSLFKDGIEPMWEDRRNKCGGRWLITLSKQQRHTELDRFWLETLLCIIGETFDDYSDDVCGAVINVRAKGDKIAVWTTDTENREAVTYIGRRYKEGLGLPAKIVIGYQAHADTATKSTSLGKNKFVV; from the exons AATTCAAACG GTAAGTTTGGCACGTGCACAGGAAAAAAAGGAGCAAAAGAAGAGTCCACGCGTAATCGTAACAGAAGCCACCGCTTCGCTGGAGAGACCCGTGAAGAGCCCATTGCAGAACAG ATGGGCTCTATGGTTCTATAAGAATGACAAAAGTAAAACATGGCAGGCGAACCTGCAGCTCATCACAAAGTTCGACACAGTGGAGGATTTCTGGGC AATATATAACCACATTCAAGTTGCCAGCAAGCTGTCATCGGGCTGTGACTACTCTCTGTTTAAG gatgggATTGAGCCCATGTGGGAGGATAGGAGGAACAAGTGCGGAGGCCGCTGGCTAATTACTCTTTCAAAACAGCAGAGGCACACCGAGCTTGATCGATTTTGGCTGGAAACT CTCCTGTGCATCATCGGAGAGACCTTTGATGATTACAGCGATGATGTGTGTGGCGCTGTCATCAATGTCCGTGCAAAGGGAGATAAAATCGCTGTCTGGACAACCGATACGGAAAACAGGGAGGCTGTCACTTATATTGG GCGCAGGTACAAGGAAGGGCTGGGGCTCCCTGCAAAGATAGTGATTGGCTATCAGGCTCATGCAGACACGGCGACAAAGAGCACCTCCCTTGGCAAGAACAAGTTTGTTGTCTGA